The DNA sequence TCCCACTTTCGTGTGGCTGCAATGAGCCGATCGGTTTTCAGCCCTCGGACCCCGTAAAGGGTCAACACCTTAGCAGGGTGCTCCATTCGACCGCTCTGGCACCTCTCCAATGTATTCAATTTCTTGTCAGGGGTATCCCCGCGTCAAGTTGCCCTATTCTGCCCTACTTTGATTCATTTTTCAAATACGACAAAACTTAGTTTTTATTGTACGATCATGTAAGGAAGTTAGATTATACTTGTCTACACACTATATATGAACAAACTTTTACTTATAGTTGTCCTTATTTTGATCGCCATTGGTGGTGCCTGGTACGGTATTAGTCAGATGAACACAGAGCCAAGCGACACTGATCCTAATGGCAACGGGAACGGTGATGAAGTAACAGAAAAAGACGATCTCATTCGCGTTACTTCCCCGACCCCGAACCAAGTTATTACTAGCCCGCTTACCGTTGAAGGAGAGGCGCGCGGGCAGTGGTATTTTGAAGCAAGTTTTGCGGTGCGCATTCTTGACGCCAACGGCACTGAGCTCGGCGTTATTCCTGCTCAAGCAGAGGGTGAATGGATGACTGAGGAGTATGTTCCATTCTCTACTGAGCTTAGATTCTCTGCCCCATCGACAGACACCGGTACAGTTGTCTTTGAGAAAGCTAATCCATCCGGCCTGCCGGAGAACGCAAATGAACTACGCATACCGGTTCGATTTGATGCCGACGCACCAGCACAACGAAATGTATCACTCTACTACTACAACCCTGAGCTCGATCAAGACGCGAGCGGTAACATCCTCTGCTCTGATGCCGGACTTGTCGCTGTGGAACGAGAAATTCCTGTGACCCAAACTCCGATTCAGGACACTATCAACCTTTTACTTGAAGGTGAACTAACAGCCCAAGAAGAAGCACAAGGTATTGAAACTGAGTATCCACTTGATGGATTCGAACTCACCGGCGCAAACCTAGAAGCCGGAACACTCACCCTGAGTTTCAACGACCCCAACAATGCGACCAGTGGCGGCTCCTGCCGTGCCGGCATTCTCTGGATGCAGATCAGAGAAACTGCGTTGCAATTTGATGAAGTAGAAGAAGTAGAATTTACTCCGGAAACCCTCTTCCAGCCGTAGCCAGTAATTCAAAACCCCGGTCGCCTCAGGCGACCGGGGTTTTTCTTTTCACCGAGTCATCGCTATACTACCAGGCGATGACCTCCAAAAAATTCAAAAAGAAATTCAAAAAAACCGTTTGGGATCACTATAGAAAGCACGGCCGAGATATGCCATGGAGAATTAACAAGCACCGTTCAGCAAAGACGGTGACACCCTACTGCATTCTTGTCTCCGAACTTATGCTCCAGCAGACACAGGTACCGCGGGTCATTCCGAAATACAAAGAATTCATTGCTCGCTTCCCCACCTTCAGAGCACTCGCGCAGGCCAACACAAAGGATGTACTCACGTACTGGAATGGCCTCGGATACAATCGTCGGGCGGTGAATCTTAAACGTACTGCCGAAGTAGTTACCGCCAATTACGCCGGCAAACTCCCACATGAGGAAAAAATGCTCACCGCACTCCCGGGGATTGGTCCGTACACCGCTCGAGCAGTTCAAGCATTTGCCTTCAATATTCCAAACGTGATCA is a window from the Candidatus Paceibacterota bacterium genome containing:
- a CDS encoding A/G-specific adenine glycosylase; this encodes MTSKKFKKKFKKTVWDHYRKHGRDMPWRINKHRSAKTVTPYCILVSELMLQQTQVPRVIPKYKEFIARFPTFRALAQANTKDVLTYWNGLGYNRRAVNLKRTAEVVTANYAGKLPHEEKMLTALPGIGPYTARAVQAFAFNIPNVIIETNIRTVFFHHFFSTDETIHDNELYTLVEKTLDQTHPREWYYALMDYGAHLKQSGIQLNTKSTHYTKQSPFKGSNREARSKILSYIMENGPVTAGKTARATGYKKDTVEKNLTAMVTEGLLSKQGVYFTPAK
- a CDS encoding Gmad2 immunoglobulin-like domain-containing protein codes for the protein MNKLLLIVVLILIAIGGAWYGISQMNTEPSDTDPNGNGNGDEVTEKDDLIRVTSPTPNQVITSPLTVEGEARGQWYFEASFAVRILDANGTELGVIPAQAEGEWMTEEYVPFSTELRFSAPSTDTGTVVFEKANPSGLPENANELRIPVRFDADAPAQRNVSLYYYNPELDQDASGNILCSDAGLVAVEREIPVTQTPIQDTINLLLEGELTAQEEAQGIETEYPLDGFELTGANLEAGTLTLSFNDPNNATSGGSCRAGILWMQIRETALQFDEVEEVEFTPETLFQP